The following are encoded in a window of Ferribacterium limneticum genomic DNA:
- a CDS encoding 3'-5' exonuclease, with product MKAKQRLIVAVIVLGLLMTGPFVVTSLLVWLDMKETERALLTNLLVSRLPVGTMMTLFGFALGVGVLHKLFKQYVEGLLRMAETLRLMLGANRNFRVSIEGPPEVQQLAQAANDLAEQRDVLMDDVDAQIATAKASVEEEKNRLAALMSELAQAVVVCNLDGRILLYNNRARLQFKALSQGPTSVAGGALIGLGRSIFSILEKSQVDHAEEVIRQRLLVGKTAISNFITTTRGGQLLRAQMVPVLAAGGEEGEAAMSGYVLTVENITRSIEEEERRDQALHSLTQGSRSSIANIRAAVANLLDYPDMEPELRERFLRVIDDEVAKRSQVIDQTMSQFSDAIKTRWPLEDILGIDIVAAAQRRIDDKLKLPTKTEEIDDALWIKADSFSLVFALVSLASKLQDHYQPRELRFRLTSAGKLAYLDLIWAGPAMSSETFYTWEMESMQIGSESSPLSLRDVIDRHGGEIWYEREKAAHRAFFRFVLPVAVPELESEPEERSRGKGRPEYYDFDLFRFEDKTIDLDRKLSDLTYTVFDTETTGLEPSKGDEIIQIGAARIVNNRLLRQEVFNQIVDPECPLKPESIPIHGITEDMVRGKPNIDVILPAFHEFCEDTVLIAHNAAFDMRFLQLKEERTGIRFTQPVLDTLLLSAVVHPNQESHKLDVILERLGITIGTRHNALEDALATGEVFLKLVKLLEDMGIVTVRQALEAAEKTYFARVKY from the coding sequence ATGAAGGCCAAACAACGTTTAATCGTCGCGGTGATCGTTCTCGGTCTGCTCATGACCGGGCCGTTTGTCGTCACTTCTCTGCTCGTCTGGCTGGACATGAAAGAGACTGAGCGCGCGCTGCTGACCAACCTGCTGGTCTCCCGGCTGCCGGTCGGGACGATGATGACCCTGTTTGGCTTCGCGCTCGGCGTCGGCGTGCTGCACAAGCTGTTCAAGCAATATGTCGAAGGCTTGCTGCGGATGGCCGAGACGCTGCGTCTGATGCTCGGTGCCAACCGCAATTTCCGGGTGAGCATCGAAGGCCCGCCGGAAGTCCAGCAACTGGCGCAGGCCGCCAACGATCTGGCCGAGCAGCGCGATGTCCTGATGGATGACGTCGATGCCCAGATCGCCACGGCCAAGGCCTCGGTCGAGGAAGAAAAGAACCGGCTCGCTGCGCTCATGTCCGAACTGGCCCAGGCTGTTGTGGTGTGCAACCTCGATGGCCGCATCCTGCTCTACAACAACCGCGCCCGCCTGCAGTTCAAGGCCTTGTCGCAAGGGCCGACCTCGGTCGCCGGTGGTGCGCTGATCGGCCTCGGCCGTTCGATCTTTTCCATTCTCGAAAAAAGTCAGGTCGACCACGCCGAGGAAGTCATTCGCCAGCGCCTGTTGGTGGGGAAGACGGCCATTTCCAATTTCATCACGACGACGCGTGGCGGCCAGTTGCTGCGTGCCCAGATGGTGCCGGTACTCGCCGCCGGGGGCGAGGAGGGCGAGGCCGCGATGTCGGGCTACGTGCTGACCGTCGAGAACATTACCCGCAGCATCGAGGAAGAGGAGCGCCGCGATCAGGCCCTGCATTCGCTGACCCAGGGCAGCCGTTCATCCATCGCCAATATCCGGGCCGCCGTCGCCAACCTGCTCGATTACCCCGATATGGAACCCGAGTTGCGCGAGCGTTTTCTCCGGGTGATCGACGACGAAGTCGCCAAGCGCAGCCAGGTCATCGACCAGACGATGAGCCAGTTTTCCGACGCCATCAAGACGCGCTGGCCGCTCGAAGACATTCTCGGTATCGACATCGTGGCCGCCGCCCAGCGTCGCATTGACGACAAGCTCAAGTTGCCGACCAAAACTGAAGAAATTGACGATGCCCTGTGGATCAAGGCCGACAGCTTTTCGCTCGTTTTTGCGCTGGTCAGCCTGGCTTCCAAACTGCAGGATCATTACCAACCGCGCGAACTGCGCTTCCGCCTGACTTCCGCCGGCAAGCTGGCCTATCTCGACCTGATCTGGGCCGGCCCGGCGATGTCGTCGGAAACCTTCTACACCTGGGAAATGGAGTCGATGCAGATTGGCAGCGAAAGCTCGCCGCTCAGCCTGCGTGATGTCATCGACCGGCATGGCGGTGAAATCTGGTACGAGCGGGAAAAGGCTGCGCACCGCGCCTTCTTCCGCTTCGTGCTGCCGGTGGCCGTGCCCGAACTCGAGAGCGAACCGGAAGAGCGCAGCCGCGGCAAGGGGCGACCGGAATACTACGATTTCGACCTCTTCAGGTTCGAGGACAAGACCATCGACCTTGACCGCAAGCTGTCCGATCTGACCTACACCGTGTTCGATACCGAAACGACCGGCCTGGAGCCGTCCAAAGGTGACGAAATCATCCAGATCGGCGCCGCCCGTATCGTCAATAACCGTCTGCTTCGCCAGGAAGTCTTCAACCAGATCGTCGATCCGGAGTGTCCGCTCAAACCCGAGTCGATTCCGATCCACGGCATTACTGAAGATATGGTGCGCGGCAAGCCGAACATCGATGTCATCCTGCCTGCCTTCCACGAATTCTGCGAAGACACCGTACTGATCGCCCACAACGCGGCTTTCGACATGCGTTTCCTGCAACTCAAGGAAGAGCGCACCGGCATCCGTTTCACCCAGCCGGTACTCGACACGCTGCTGCTTTCGGCCGTCGTTCATCCCAACCAGGAATCGCACAAGCTCGATGTCATTCTCGAGCGCCTCGGCATCACCATCGGTACCCGGCACAATGCGCTGGAGGACGCTTTGGCAACCGGGGAAGTATTCCTCAAACTGGTCAAACTACTCGAAGACATGGGCATCGTGACCGTTCGCCAGGCGCTGGAAGCGGCCGAGAAAACCTATTTCGCCCGAGTGAAATATTGA
- a CDS encoding response regulator transcription factor — MTKKILIVDDEPNIVISLEFLMKKEGFAVAVAGDGEEALAKVASFEPDLILLDVMMPKKSGFEVCEALRADPAKAGLLIVMLTAKGRDTEVAKGLAMGADAYVTKPFSTKDLVARVKTMLGIV, encoded by the coding sequence ATGACCAAGAAAATCCTGATTGTTGATGACGAACCCAACATCGTCATTTCCCTTGAATTTCTCATGAAAAAAGAAGGTTTTGCCGTCGCGGTCGCCGGCGATGGTGAGGAAGCCCTGGCCAAGGTGGCGAGTTTCGAACCGGATTTGATCCTGCTCGACGTCATGATGCCGAAGAAATCCGGTTTCGAAGTGTGCGAAGCATTGCGTGCCGATCCCGCCAAAGCCGGTTTGCTGATTGTCATGCTGACCGCCAAGGGACGCGATACCGAAGTGGCCAAGGGCCTCGCCATGGGCGCTGACGCCTACGTCACCAAACCGTTTTCGACCAAGGATCTGGTGGCCAGGGTGAAAACCATGCTCGGCATCGTCTAA
- a CDS encoding phosphate/phosphite/phosphonate ABC transporter substrate-binding protein translates to MIDITKDIVAAKKSDRLTRSGYAVGNPARRRVVLGLLATLGMTLAEQAIPAARAADAPLVMGIFPRRHATLTTELYAPLAAYLSRELGREVRLVTAKDFDAFWEGVEQRRFDIVHYNQFHYVRSADKYRVIAHNEEFGLGTVAGALYVRKDSGISAIEQLRGRKIVFGGGTDAMMSYILPSYLLLQAGLQPTDYETVFSKNPPNSLISLFHGKADASGAGDILIDLPVVRNAMDTSTVTHLGMTERLLHLPWAVRKDMPKALSARIQVLLVGLKASEEGRAILTRAEMTGFGAASDVDYDPHRRIIRKVMPAMVIPH, encoded by the coding sequence ATGATCGATATAACGAAAGACATAGTGGCGGCCAAGAAGTCCGATAGGCTGACACGAAGCGGTTATGCGGTCGGGAATCCCGCTCGTCGTCGCGTCGTGCTTGGACTGCTGGCGACGCTTGGCATGACACTGGCCGAGCAGGCAATTCCCGCCGCCCGGGCTGCTGATGCGCCGCTGGTGATGGGAATATTCCCGCGTCGTCATGCCACGCTGACCACCGAACTTTATGCGCCGCTGGCCGCGTACCTCAGCCGCGAGCTCGGCCGCGAGGTCCGGCTCGTCACTGCGAAGGATTTCGACGCGTTCTGGGAAGGTGTCGAGCAAAGGCGCTTCGATATTGTCCACTACAACCAGTTCCACTACGTCCGCTCTGCCGACAAGTACCGGGTCATCGCTCACAATGAGGAGTTCGGCCTCGGTACTGTGGCCGGGGCACTCTACGTGCGCAAGGACAGCGGCATCAGTGCGATCGAGCAACTGCGCGGACGCAAGATCGTGTTCGGCGGCGGCACAGACGCGATGATGAGCTACATCCTGCCAAGCTATCTGTTGTTGCAGGCGGGGTTGCAGCCCACCGACTACGAGACTGTGTTCTCGAAGAATCCACCGAATTCGCTGATTTCGCTGTTCCACGGAAAGGCCGATGCGAGCGGGGCCGGCGACATCCTGATCGATCTGCCGGTGGTGCGTAACGCGATGGATACCAGCACGGTCACGCATCTTGGCATGACAGAGCGGTTGCTGCACCTGCCGTGGGCGGTTCGCAAGGACATGCCGAAGGCGCTCAGCGCGCGCATCCAGGTGCTGCTGGTGGGACTGAAGGCAAGCGAGGAGGGGCGTGCGATCCTCACTCGCGCCGAGATGACCGGCTTCGGTGCGGCGAGCGATGTCGACTACGATCCGCACCGCCGCATCATCCGCAAGGTCATGCCGGCGATGGTCATTCCGCACTGA
- a CDS encoding putative bifunctional diguanylate cyclase/phosphodiesterase translates to MRLASKFILMVAGILSVTLALNAYFFLHSQNRILEQELNERGRVLGHLIALISPEAILGLDFLTLNDYAREVSRQRDVVYGVIVDNDDRPLTSYVNGGDLYVRTSLGVAGPAPDHLQPPQLQRLIEQLAQLPGVIPTDVPIVHDGRQLGRLRVGMSREALTAKAREQLVEQFSIYAAIILFLSAAIYLVFKYNVMHPVQRLIKVSQDLGRGEFTLVPVTNGDELGRLAETFNEMTLEIQREQAKLHYQANYDSLTAQPNRLLGVERLQQEIHSAHRQQQRFALMIIDLDDFKIVNDTMGHAAGDRLLGKVSTHIRSCLRNEDTLARLGGDEFLVLLPRLGQAGDARDVAGRLLEAVSEPVALDGREVIVHCSIGIALYPDDGETVEALMANADNAMYQAKKPGRTSICFFTAEMNAQVRERLQLEQDLNKVLARGELHLAFQPIFRAGDGAYVGAEVLLRWLHPERGFIGPATFIPIAESTGQIVAIGEWVLREAGRQLRRWMDAGLAPGYVAVNISRVQLREDLELLIRSVLDDNLLPAQMLELEITENILLDDHQQINTVLGKLHAQGLRFSLDDFGTGYSSLSYLRRFSFDTLKIDRSFVSPLCEDADAAALVRAIVAMAHSLSLKVVAEGVETIAQLEFLQSLGCDYLQGYLLSHPLDTEHFTDLLTRFAREPALWGRSTLPLTDG, encoded by the coding sequence TTGCGCCTGGCTAGCAAGTTCATCCTCATGGTGGCCGGAATCCTCTCGGTCACGCTGGCGCTCAACGCCTATTTCTTCCTGCACAGCCAGAATCGCATTCTGGAGCAGGAACTCAACGAGCGCGGCCGCGTGCTGGGTCATCTGATCGCCCTGATCAGCCCCGAAGCGATCCTCGGGCTCGATTTTCTGACGCTCAATGATTACGCACGCGAGGTCAGCCGGCAGCGTGACGTCGTCTATGGCGTGATTGTCGACAACGACGACCGGCCGCTGACATCGTATGTAAATGGTGGCGACCTGTACGTCCGTACCAGCCTCGGCGTGGCCGGCCCAGCGCCGGATCACCTGCAGCCGCCACAATTGCAGCGGCTGATAGAGCAGCTCGCACAGCTGCCCGGCGTGATCCCGACTGATGTTCCGATTGTCCACGACGGGCGCCAACTCGGCCGCCTGCGGGTCGGCATGAGCCGCGAGGCGCTGACGGCCAAGGCACGCGAACAGTTGGTGGAGCAGTTCAGCATCTATGCGGCAATCATCCTGTTCCTGAGCGCTGCAATCTACCTGGTGTTCAAGTACAACGTGATGCACCCGGTGCAGCGTCTGATCAAGGTCTCGCAGGATCTGGGCCGGGGGGAATTCACGCTCGTTCCGGTAACGAATGGGGACGAGCTCGGGCGCCTCGCTGAAACCTTTAACGAGATGACGCTCGAGATCCAGCGCGAGCAGGCGAAGCTGCACTATCAGGCCAACTACGATTCGTTGACCGCGCAGCCGAACCGCTTGCTAGGGGTCGAGCGGCTGCAGCAGGAGATTCACTCGGCGCACCGCCAGCAGCAGCGTTTTGCCTTGATGATCATCGATCTGGACGACTTCAAAATTGTCAACGACACGATGGGACACGCCGCCGGCGATCGCTTGCTGGGGAAGGTCAGTACCCACATCCGCTCGTGTCTGCGCAATGAGGACACACTGGCGCGCCTCGGCGGGGACGAGTTCCTGGTGCTGCTGCCGCGGCTCGGTCAGGCAGGCGATGCGCGAGACGTCGCCGGCAGATTGCTCGAGGCGGTTTCTGAACCGGTCGCTCTGGACGGGCGCGAAGTGATCGTGCATTGCAGCATCGGCATCGCGCTCTATCCGGACGACGGCGAGACGGTCGAGGCCTTGATGGCCAATGCTGACAACGCCATGTACCAGGCGAAGAAGCCCGGGCGGACGTCGATCTGTTTCTTCACCGCGGAAATGAACGCGCAGGTGCGCGAGCGCCTGCAACTCGAGCAGGATCTGAACAAGGTTCTCGCGCGCGGCGAACTTCATCTCGCGTTCCAGCCGATCTTCCGCGCTGGGGACGGCGCCTATGTCGGCGCCGAGGTGCTGTTGCGCTGGCTGCATCCGGAACGGGGCTTCATCGGTCCGGCGACATTCATCCCGATCGCCGAGAGCACCGGCCAGATCGTCGCGATCGGCGAGTGGGTGCTGCGCGAGGCCGGCCGGCAGTTGCGCCGCTGGATGGATGCAGGGCTGGCGCCGGGCTACGTCGCGGTGAACATCTCGCGAGTGCAGTTACGCGAGGATCTCGAGCTGCTGATTCGTAGCGTCCTCGATGACAACTTGCTGCCGGCGCAGATGCTCGAACTCGAGATCACCGAAAATATTCTGCTCGACGACCATCAGCAGATCAACACGGTGCTCGGGAAACTGCACGCGCAGGGGCTGCGCTTCAGCCTCGACGACTTCGGCACCGGCTATTCGTCGCTCAGTTACCTCCGCCGCTTCTCGTTCGACACCCTGAAGATCGATCGCAGTTTCGTTTCACCTCTGTGTGAGGACGCCGATGCGGCCGCGCTGGTCCGCGCCATCGTTGCGATGGCGCACAGCCTGTCACTGAAGGTCGTCGCCGAGGGTGTCGAGACCATCGCCCAGCTGGAATTCCTGCAGAGTCTGGGCTGCGACTATCTGCAGGGCTATCTGCTGTCGCATCCGCTCGACACCGAACACTTTACCGACCTGCTCACGCGGTTCGCGCGAGAGCCGGCACTCTGGGGGCGCAGCACACTGCCGCTTACCGATGGATAG
- a CDS encoding sodium:solute symporter family protein, with product MLASLTRLQRYYLYYTGGFFSFIGALAVLEQHGMPPRWIGYAFLFFTISMYALIGIVCRTSDVSEYYVAGRRVPAFFNGMATGADWMSAASFIGLAGTLYLSGFQGLAYVIGWTGGFVLVGLLLAPYLRRFGQYTIPDFLGARYGGNAIRLVAVAAAILASFVYVVAQIYGVGVITSRFVSLQFEIGVFVGLAGILVCSFLGGMRAVTWTQVAQYLILIVAYITPVAILSYNVTGNPVPQLVYGQVLQQVTQLENRLFESPVEVEVRELYRERADLYAQKIMQLPQSLNFEREQLSAQINQLKASDAQMKDIVALERLYRDLPHDPDQARGRWENAMFTAVERSKTPIHHAEAFPGETVEEQDIMRVNFLALIFCLTVGTAALPHVLTRYYTTPTVRQARESVFWSLLFILLLYITAPAYAVFAKYEVLSHLAEIPITKLPGWVAAWAKIGLVSIEDINADGILQLAELSLNPDVIVLATPEIAGMPYVVSGLVAAGGLAAALSTADGLLLTITSSLSHDVYYRIFRPDASTQFRLVISKSMLLVVAILAATVAAQKPGTILSMVSWAFSIAGSAFFPALVLGIFWERATRAGALAGMVVGIVLSIYYIIRVEFDSIPMLGISGFGMEPWFHIQSTSGGLFGVVAGFITIILVSLVTKPDPRAASFLTTIRFRNGDGL from the coding sequence ATGCTAGCTTCCCTGACCAGACTGCAGCGCTACTACCTGTATTACACCGGTGGCTTCTTTTCGTTCATCGGGGCGCTGGCTGTTCTCGAACAACATGGCATGCCGCCGCGCTGGATTGGCTATGCCTTCCTGTTTTTTACCATTTCGATGTACGCGCTGATCGGCATCGTCTGCCGGACCTCCGATGTCTCGGAGTACTACGTTGCCGGTCGTCGCGTGCCGGCCTTCTTCAACGGCATGGCGACCGGTGCCGACTGGATGAGCGCCGCCTCCTTCATCGGTCTGGCCGGTACCCTTTACCTCTCGGGGTTTCAGGGGCTGGCCTATGTCATCGGTTGGACCGGCGGCTTCGTGCTGGTTGGGCTACTGCTTGCCCCCTATCTGCGGCGCTTTGGTCAGTACACCATTCCCGACTTTCTTGGCGCGCGCTATGGCGGCAATGCGATTCGTCTGGTCGCCGTCGCGGCGGCCATCCTCGCTTCCTTCGTTTACGTCGTGGCCCAAATCTACGGCGTTGGCGTCATCACCAGCCGCTTTGTCAGCCTGCAATTCGAGATCGGTGTCTTTGTTGGCCTCGCCGGCATTCTTGTTTGCTCGTTTCTCGGCGGTATGCGAGCCGTAACGTGGACTCAAGTCGCCCAGTACCTGATCCTGATCGTCGCCTACATTACGCCGGTTGCCATCCTGTCCTACAACGTCACTGGCAATCCGGTGCCACAGCTTGTCTATGGTCAGGTTCTCCAGCAAGTCACCCAGCTGGAAAACCGCTTGTTCGAGAGCCCGGTCGAAGTGGAAGTCCGTGAACTCTATCGTGAGCGGGCTGATCTTTACGCCCAGAAGATCATGCAGTTGCCGCAGTCGCTGAATTTCGAACGCGAACAGCTATCGGCGCAGATCAATCAGCTCAAGGCCAGCGATGCCCAGATGAAGGATATTGTGGCGCTCGAGCGGCTGTACCGGGATTTGCCCCACGATCCGGACCAGGCGAGGGGGCGCTGGGAAAACGCAATGTTTACGGCAGTTGAGCGCAGCAAAACCCCCATTCATCACGCCGAGGCTTTTCCCGGCGAGACGGTCGAGGAACAGGACATCATGCGCGTCAATTTTCTCGCGCTGATCTTTTGCCTGACTGTCGGCACGGCCGCTTTGCCGCATGTGCTGACCCGCTACTACACGACGCCCACCGTTCGCCAGGCCCGCGAATCGGTATTCTGGTCGCTGTTGTTTATCCTGCTGCTCTACATCACCGCGCCAGCCTATGCGGTCTTTGCCAAATACGAGGTGCTGTCCCATCTGGCCGAAATCCCCATTACCAAATTGCCCGGCTGGGTGGCCGCCTGGGCCAAGATCGGACTGGTCAGCATCGAGGACATCAACGCCGACGGTATCCTGCAGCTGGCTGAACTATCGCTGAACCCCGACGTTATTGTGCTCGCCACGCCGGAAATAGCCGGCATGCCCTATGTGGTTTCCGGCCTGGTCGCGGCCGGTGGCCTGGCTGCCGCACTATCCACTGCCGACGGCCTGTTGCTGACCATTACCAGTTCCCTGTCGCACGATGTTTATTACCGCATCTTCCGTCCCGATGCTTCGACCCAGTTCCGGCTGGTCATCTCGAAATCGATGTTGCTGGTGGTCGCCATTCTCGCCGCCACGGTCGCCGCCCAAAAACCCGGGACTATCCTCTCCATGGTTTCCTGGGCCTTTTCCATTGCCGGGTCTGCCTTCTTCCCGGCTCTCGTGCTGGGCATCTTCTGGGAAAGGGCGACCCGCGCCGGGGCGTTGGCCGGCATGGTGGTCGGTATTGTTTTGTCGATTTATTACATCATTCGCGTCGAATTCGACAGCATCCCCATGCTTGGGATAAGCGGCTTTGGCATGGAACCGTGGTTTCACATTCAATCGACGTCCGGCGGCCTGTTTGGCGTTGTGGCCGGTTTTATAACGATCATCTTGGTCAGTCTGGTCACCAAACCGGATCCTCGGGCCGCCAGCTTCCTCACTACCATCCGTTTCCGGAACGGAGATGGACTGTGA
- a CDS encoding DUF4212 domain-containing protein produces the protein MISKADLHWRKTRRLTFALILFWMLITFGLTWFARTINEIVILGFPLGFYMAAQGALVLYLLIIWWYNRQMKQLDAEFGVEND, from the coding sequence GTGATATCAAAAGCCGATCTTCACTGGCGTAAAACACGGCGCTTGACCTTTGCCCTCATTTTGTTCTGGATGCTTATAACCTTTGGCTTGACCTGGTTCGCCCGGACGATCAACGAGATTGTCATTCTTGGCTTTCCGCTTGGTTTCTACATGGCCGCTCAAGGCGCCTTGGTCCTCTATTTGTTGATCATCTGGTGGTATAACCGGCAGATGAAACAACTCGACGCCGAATTTGGTGTTGAGAACGACTGA
- a CDS encoding DUF294 nucleotidyltransferase-like domain-containing protein: MNSDFTLPCRQQLELVTAVNALSDFDAAPALAGRLREHLLAAAGSGLDGLAATRLISVFNDRLTSKVIELTAHRHRLPPVAWCWLALGSEGRHEQTFVTDQDNGLIFNATSEQEAAALRQIFLPFAQEVNLHLADCGFALCNGQIMAGNPAWCLSLEEWRSQFIDWVRRPEPEALLNASIFFDLRPLFGELALGEKLRTLLLSMTVATPSFEHLMAANALQVDVPLNFRGEIAVGEGDSIDLKKYGSRIFVDAARIFALSSGTRAVNTAERLRQAGPSVGLPASEIAAVDAAFSQILRLRLAQQIEAAGRGELGGYGLKPAALHDIDRAILREALKQAKRLQQRLKLNYAL; the protein is encoded by the coding sequence GTGAATTCCGACTTTACCCTGCCTTGCCGGCAGCAACTCGAACTGGTGACGGCGGTGAACGCGCTGTCCGATTTCGACGCCGCACCGGCCCTCGCCGGGCGCCTGCGCGAACATCTGCTGGCGGCTGCTGGCAGCGGTCTCGACGGCCTGGCCGCGACGCGTCTGATTTCCGTTTTCAATGATCGCCTGACGAGCAAAGTGATCGAATTGACCGCCCACCGTCATCGCCTGCCGCCGGTAGCATGGTGCTGGCTGGCGCTCGGTTCCGAAGGGCGGCACGAACAGACTTTCGTCACCGACCAGGACAACGGCCTGATCTTCAACGCGACCAGCGAGCAGGAGGCAGCCGCCTTGCGCCAGATCTTCCTGCCATTCGCCCAGGAGGTTAACCTGCATCTGGCGGACTGCGGCTTTGCCTTGTGTAACGGACAGATCATGGCCGGCAACCCGGCCTGGTGCCTGTCGCTCGAAGAGTGGCGCAGCCAGTTCATCGACTGGGTGCGGCGGCCGGAGCCCGAGGCGCTCCTCAATGCCAGCATCTTTTTCGACCTGCGCCCCCTGTTCGGCGAACTCGCCTTGGGCGAAAAATTGCGCACCCTGCTGCTGTCGATGACGGTAGCCACGCCATCCTTCGAGCACCTCATGGCGGCGAATGCGCTGCAGGTCGATGTGCCGCTCAATTTTCGTGGCGAGATTGCGGTGGGCGAGGGCGACAGCATCGATCTCAAGAAATACGGCAGCCGGATCTTTGTCGACGCGGCGCGCATCTTTGCGTTGTCTTCCGGAACAAGAGCGGTCAATACGGCGGAGCGCCTGCGTCAGGCAGGGCCGTCGGTTGGTCTGCCGGCGAGCGAGATTGCTGCGGTCGACGCCGCTTTTTCGCAAATTTTGCGCTTGCGGCTGGCGCAGCAGATCGAAGCCGCAGGCCGAGGGGAGCTCGGTGGGTATGGCCTGAAACCCGCCGCACTGCATGATATCGACCGGGCCATCTTGCGCGAGGCATTGAAGCAGGCCAAACGCCTGCAACAGCGTCTCAAGTTAAACTATGCACTCTAA
- a CDS encoding DUF294 nucleotidyltransferase-like domain-containing protein: protein MSLRQDGRKRMAGNTQAFLRNHAPFNKMQPDALQRFAEKAQIVFYAAGSEIVGPDSGKVRFFYLIESGKVQARQAGEVTVTEYSILSLGAGESFPIGAVTAGRPSTNLYTAVEDTFCYQLPAEDFLALLSSSPEFNLFCTRYIASLLDQSRRQLQLQFSQRASEQQTLNSPLAGIGSRSPITVSPETPLRSALETMSKAGVGSLVVAGDDRKAVGVFTRTDLLDRVVLAELPLSTPVSQAMSPNPFMLEEHATAYDAMFAMATHGIRHVLVTDAEGKLTGVVSERDLFSLQRVGLRQIRQSIDSAHNVEALQQAAADVRQLSFNMLAQGVGAEQLTQFISALNDALTRRVIQLNLEKHNFDGIEWAWLAFGSEGRDEQTFSTDQDNGIVFAPPEGVAVDALKKRFLAYALDVNNDLDRVGFPLCKGNIMASNPQWCLTLEEWKDQFSNWIRMPQPDALLNATIFFDFRALYGKSELADAMRRHLLAQTASNPMFLRAMAKNALDVEPPLGKIRDFLTDLEPGHPGKIDLKKYGSRIFVDVARIYAMASGVHNTNSIQRLRLAAQRLSIRSDEINAVLEGLNFIQLLRLQHQYLEGEPGTQGDNLIDPDTLNELDRRILKESFRQARKIQTRLKLDYQVQ, encoded by the coding sequence ATGTCGCTGCGTCAGGATGGGCGCAAGCGAATGGCCGGCAATACGCAGGCCTTCCTGCGCAACCACGCGCCGTTCAACAAGATGCAACCCGATGCCCTGCAGCGTTTCGCCGAAAAGGCGCAGATTGTTTTTTATGCTGCCGGCAGCGAGATCGTCGGGCCGGATTCCGGCAAGGTCCGTTTTTTCTACCTCATTGAATCGGGCAAGGTGCAGGCGCGTCAGGCCGGCGAAGTGACCGTCACCGAATACTCGATCCTCAGCCTCGGCGCCGGCGAGAGCTTCCCGATCGGTGCCGTGACGGCCGGCCGGCCATCGACCAATCTGTACACGGCCGTTGAAGATACCTTCTGCTACCAATTGCCAGCTGAAGATTTCCTGGCCTTGCTGAGCTCCAGCCCGGAATTCAACCTGTTCTGCACGCGCTACATCGCCAGCCTGCTCGACCAGTCGCGGCGCCAGTTGCAACTTCAGTTTTCCCAGCGCGCCAGCGAGCAGCAGACGCTCAATTCGCCGCTGGCCGGCATCGGTTCCCGCTCGCCGATCACTGTCTCGCCGGAAACGCCGTTGCGCTCCGCGCTGGAAACCATGTCGAAAGCCGGTGTCGGCTCGCTGGTTGTTGCCGGTGACGACCGCAAGGCCGTTGGTGTCTTCACCCGGACGGACCTGCTCGATCGTGTCGTTCTCGCCGAGCTGCCACTAAGCACACCGGTTAGCCAGGCGATGTCGCCCAATCCGTTCATGCTCGAAGAACATGCCACGGCCTACGATGCGATGTTCGCCATGGCGACGCATGGGATTCGTCACGTGCTGGTCACCGATGCCGAAGGCAAGCTGACCGGCGTCGTTTCGGAGCGCGACCTGTTCTCGCTGCAGCGTGTCGGCTTGCGCCAGATTCGCCAGTCCATCGATAGCGCCCACAATGTCGAGGCCTTGCAGCAGGCGGCCGCCGATGTGCGCCAGCTATCGTTCAACATGCTGGCCCAGGGGGTCGGGGCCGAGCAACTGACCCAGTTCATCTCGGCGCTCAACGACGCGCTGACTCGTCGCGTCATCCAGCTCAATCTGGAAAAGCACAATTTCGACGGCATCGAATGGGCCTGGCTGGCCTTCGGTTCGGAAGGCCGCGACGAGCAGACCTTCAGCACGGACCAGGATAACGGCATCGTCTTCGCGCCGCCGGAAGGTGTTGCGGTCGACGCCCTGAAAAAACGTTTTCTCGCCTATGCCCTCGACGTCAACAACGACCTCGACCGCGTCGGCTTTCCGCTGTGCAAGGGCAACATCATGGCGAGCAATCCGCAATGGTGTCTGACGCTTGAGGAATGGAAAGACCAGTTCAGCAACTGGATACGCATGCCGCAACCCGATGCGCTGCTCAACGCCACCATTTTCTTCGATTTCCGGGCGCTCTACGGCAAGTCGGAATTGGCCGACGCGATGCGCCGCCACCTGCTGGCGCAGACGGCATCCAACCCGATGTTCCTGCGCGCCATGGCCAAAAATGCGCTCGACGTCGAACCGCCACTCGGCAAGATTCGCGATTTCCTGACCGACCTCGAACCAGGCCATCCGGGCAAGATCGATCTCAAGAAATACGGCTCGCGCATCTTTGTCGACGTTGCCCGCATTTACGCCATGGCCAGCGGCGTGCACAACACCAATTCGATCCAGCGCCTGCGGCTGGCCGCGCAGCGGCTGTCGATCCGCAGCGACGAGATCAATGCCGTGCTCGAAGGGCTCAACTTCATCCAGTTGCTGCGCCTGCAGCATCAGTACCTCGAAGGCGAACCGGGCACCCAGGGCGACAACCTGATCGATCCGGATACGCTCAATGAGCTGGACCGCCGCATCCTCAAGGAATCCTTCCGGCAAGCCCGCAAGATCCAGACGCGCCTCAAACTCGATTACCAGGTGCAATAA